A region from the uncultured Draconibacterium sp. genome encodes:
- a CDS encoding potassium channel protein, producing MSTSSQQFNKFQEVSSRTIKVGVGLLISILTFGTAGYYYIEDLTLLESLYMTVITISTVGFKHVGHDPSENGMIFTIILIIMSLGSLAYVGSNMARFIFDGELANYIKTYRVDKKIAKLKDHVIIVGYGRNGEQAAMELAENEVEFVILDKRDNVISRVRSNPELLYIKGDATHEETLEQAGIHRAKALIATTPNDADNVFVVLTARSMNPGLTVISRASELESQMKLKRAGATNVIMPERIGGQRMAKLVHQPDVVEFIEYILLQKSRDVSLEEVSCKKLAQRFVGKSIADLKVREYTGANIIGIKISGARYVFNPDPQMILSRNDQLFVLGNPAQIKRLQEVMESET from the coding sequence ATGAGTACAAGCAGCCAGCAGTTTAATAAGTTTCAGGAAGTTTCGAGCCGCACCATTAAAGTTGGAGTAGGCTTGTTAATTTCAATACTTACCTTCGGAACCGCCGGTTACTATTACATTGAAGACCTCACACTGCTTGAAAGCCTTTACATGACGGTTATTACCATCTCAACCGTTGGCTTTAAGCACGTTGGTCACGATCCCTCTGAAAACGGGATGATTTTTACGATTATTTTAATTATTATGAGTTTGGGAAGTTTGGCTTATGTTGGTTCAAACATGGCCCGCTTTATTTTCGACGGCGAATTGGCTAACTATATAAAAACGTACAGGGTGGATAAAAAAATTGCAAAACTAAAAGACCACGTAATAATTGTGGGCTATGGCCGAAATGGCGAGCAGGCAGCCATGGAACTGGCCGAAAACGAAGTGGAATTTGTAATTCTTGACAAACGCGACAATGTAATTTCGCGGGTTCGTTCCAACCCTGAATTATTATATATAAAGGGCGATGCTACCCACGAAGAAACTCTGGAACAAGCCGGAATACATCGGGCAAAAGCATTAATTGCAACCACTCCCAACGATGCCGATAACGTTTTTGTTGTATTAACAGCGCGTAGCATGAATCCGGGCCTTACGGTAATAAGCAGGGCCTCGGAACTCGAAAGCCAGATGAAACTGAAACGTGCCGGCGCTACAAATGTGATTATGCCCGAACGTATTGGCGGACAACGCATGGCCAAACTGGTACATCAACCCGATGTTGTTGAGTTTATCGAATACATTCTGCTTCAGAAATCACGCGATGTTTCGCTTGAGGAGGTATCTTGTAAAAAACTGGCACAACGCTTTGTTGGCAAATCAATAGCCGACCTTAAAGTACGGGAATATACCGGGGCCAATATTATAGGAATAAAAATTAGCGGAGCACGCTATGTTTTCAACCCCGATCCTCAAATGATTTTATCCAGAAACGACCAGCTTTTTGTACTCGGAAATCCGGCACAAATAAAACGCTTACAAGAAGTTATGGAAAGTGAAACATAA
- a CDS encoding DUF2851 family protein, with product MNTPQSIPEEFLQYIWKNKLYLNKQLQTTDGQHLEIIDPGRTNTNAGPDFFNAKIKLNKTIWAGNIEIHKKASDWHKHAHHTNKAYDNVILHVVETADTATTRSNGNPIPTFIIQYPEQLKHNYQQLLQSDTWIACEQHFHRIDPIILQLGFNRLMIERLEDKTLAIESKLQQNKNNWETTFFEVLARTLGFKVNAAPFELLAKSLPIQLLLKHKNSRFQLEALLFGNSGLLNQQLLGDDYFIQLRDEYSFLYKKYQLKGIESHLWKFLRLRPANFPTIRISQLASLIYQWQGLFSRILETQTIEELKKLFQVKAAEYWNSHYNFNKAAKGNTPKELGETAANILIINVVIPFLFVYGEKQNKNELKNRALNFLEQLPAEHNSIISKWTKLGIQARSAFESQALLQLKNCYCEPKKCLNCHIGVKLVSSIKNQDN from the coding sequence ATGAATACCCCACAAAGTATACCTGAAGAATTTCTTCAATACATTTGGAAAAACAAGCTTTATTTGAACAAGCAACTTCAAACTACTGATGGACAACATCTTGAAATAATCGATCCGGGAAGAACAAACACCAATGCAGGCCCCGATTTTTTTAATGCGAAAATTAAGCTAAACAAAACCATCTGGGCCGGAAATATTGAAATTCATAAAAAAGCTTCCGATTGGCATAAGCATGCACACCACACCAACAAAGCGTACGACAACGTAATTTTACATGTTGTTGAAACAGCCGACACCGCAACCACACGAAGCAACGGCAACCCCATTCCCACATTTATAATCCAATACCCAGAACAGCTTAAACACAACTACCAGCAACTTCTTCAATCTGACACGTGGATAGCTTGCGAACAACACTTTCATCGAATTGATCCGATTATTCTACAACTGGGGTTTAACCGTTTAATGATTGAACGACTTGAGGATAAAACACTTGCCATAGAAAGCAAATTACAGCAAAACAAAAACAACTGGGAAACCACATTTTTTGAGGTATTGGCCCGAACGCTTGGTTTTAAAGTTAATGCCGCGCCATTTGAACTCCTGGCAAAGTCACTGCCTATTCAACTGCTGTTAAAACATAAAAACAGCCGGTTTCAGCTTGAAGCCCTGCTTTTTGGAAACTCCGGACTATTAAACCAACAACTTTTAGGCGACGATTACTTTATACAGTTGCGCGACGAGTATTCGTTTTTGTACAAAAAATACCAATTAAAAGGTATTGAAAGTCATTTGTGGAAGTTTCTGCGTCTGCGTCCGGCTAATTTTCCAACCATCAGAATTTCGCAATTGGCTTCGCTCATCTACCAGTGGCAAGGCCTTTTTTCGCGTATACTGGAAACACAAACCATTGAGGAGCTGAAAAAACTATTTCAGGTTAAAGCTGCCGAATACTGGAATTCGCATTACAATTTTAACAAAGCAGCCAAAGGCAATACACCAAAAGAACTTGGCGAAACAGCAGCCAACATCCTAATAATAAACGTAGTAATTCCTTTTCTTTTTGTTTATGGCGAGAAGCAAAACAAAAACGAACTAAAAAACCGTGCGCTTAACTTTTTAGAACAGCTTCCGGCCGAACATAATTCAATTATTTCAAAATGGACAAAGCTGGGTATACAGGCACGTTCGGCTTTTGAATCGCAGGCGCTACTTCAATTAAAAAACTGTTACTGCGAACCAAAAAAATGTTTAAATTGCCACATAGGGGTGAAATTAGTTTCATCAATAAAAAATCAGGACAACTAA
- a CDS encoding RNA methyltransferase: MRKLRNIELGRLTVDEYKQKEKTPLVVVLDNIRSCNNIGSVFRTSDALLVQKIYLCGITATPPNNEIRKTALDAEKSVDWEYAEHTEEVVKKLQADGFKVFAIEQVENSIMLPDFKPGKAEKIALVFGNEVKGVKQSVVNLCNGTIEIPQYGTKHSFNISVSAGIVLWDIFQKMQ; the protein is encoded by the coding sequence ATGAGAAAACTCAGAAACATTGAACTTGGGCGCTTAACAGTTGACGAATATAAACAAAAAGAAAAAACTCCTCTTGTTGTAGTGCTCGACAATATCAGAAGCTGCAACAATATTGGTTCTGTTTTTCGTACTTCTGATGCTTTGCTGGTTCAAAAAATTTACCTGTGTGGAATAACAGCAACACCCCCGAATAACGAAATTCGAAAAACAGCGCTTGATGCTGAAAAATCGGTTGATTGGGAGTATGCTGAACACACCGAAGAGGTGGTAAAAAAACTTCAGGCTGATGGTTTTAAAGTGTTCGCCATTGAGCAGGTAGAAAACAGTATAATGTTACCCGATTTTAAGCCCGGTAAAGCAGAAAAAATTGCACTTGTTTTTGGCAATGAGGTGAAAGGGGTAAAACAAAGTGTTGTAAACCTGTGCAACGGAACCATTGAAATTCCGCAGTATGGCACCAAACATTCTTTTAATATTTCGGTAAGTGCCGGAATAGTACTTTGGGATATTTTTCAGAAAATGCAGTAA
- a CDS encoding arginine deiminase family protein, whose translation MKTSVHSEIGQLEGVIIHTPGSEVENMTPANAERALYSDILNLSIAAKEYAQFEGVLKKVSEVYQVKDLLTDILAIGEIKNKLLKEICMTEHIDSCQQMFDAPAKELASLLIEGVILEKNNLTNYLSNERFLLRPLHNLFFTRDSAMAMNDNILVGKMANPVRERESIIMEAIYKHHPLIETTILNPGKPNDGIMVNRKSMVEGGDVQIARDDIFVIGTGVRTSTQGIDFIIENIKKQKKEKHHIIVQELPETPESFIHLDMVFTFLNTDECMVYPPVIFGMSRFKTIHIEIENGEVSKIEEMPNLPKALKKLGMDLKPIYCGGSSDAWIQEREQWHSGANFFAFAPGKIIGYQRNIHTIEELEKNGYNVLTATDVIDGKVEVNDYKKCVVTIAGSELARGGGGARCMSQPFKRAKVNW comes from the coding sequence ATGAAGACATCGGTTCATTCTGAAATCGGGCAGTTAGAGGGCGTTATTATACATACCCCCGGCTCGGAAGTTGAAAATATGACACCGGCAAATGCCGAGCGGGCACTGTACAGCGACATATTAAACCTATCCATAGCAGCAAAGGAGTATGCGCAGTTTGAAGGGGTATTAAAAAAAGTATCGGAGGTATACCAGGTAAAAGATTTACTGACGGATATTTTGGCCATTGGCGAAATAAAAAACAAATTACTGAAAGAGATTTGCATGACCGAGCACATTGATAGCTGCCAGCAAATGTTTGATGCCCCCGCAAAAGAGTTGGCAAGTTTATTAATTGAAGGTGTTATTCTTGAAAAAAACAACCTTACCAACTACCTGAGCAACGAACGTTTTTTATTGCGGCCCTTGCACAACTTGTTTTTTACCCGCGACTCGGCCATGGCAATGAATGACAATATTTTGGTTGGAAAAATGGCAAATCCGGTGCGCGAGCGCGAATCAATTATTATGGAAGCCATTTATAAACACCACCCTTTAATTGAAACCACCATTCTGAATCCAGGAAAACCAAACGACGGAATAATGGTGAACCGGAAATCGATGGTTGAAGGAGGAGATGTACAAATTGCCCGCGACGATATTTTTGTGATAGGTACTGGTGTTCGCACCAGCACTCAGGGAATTGATTTTATTATCGAAAATATTAAAAAACAAAAAAAAGAGAAACACCATATTATTGTTCAGGAACTTCCTGAAACTCCTGAATCTTTTATACACCTTGATATGGTTTTTACTTTTCTGAACACGGATGAATGCATGGTATACCCGCCCGTTATTTTTGGGATGAGCCGTTTTAAAACCATACATATTGAAATAGAAAACGGAGAGGTAAGTAAAATTGAAGAAATGCCCAACCTGCCAAAAGCACTAAAAAAATTGGGAATGGATTTAAAACCCATTTATTGCGGTGGCAGTAGCGACGCCTGGATTCAGGAACGTGAGCAGTGGCATAGCGGGGCTAACTTTTTTGCCTTTGCACCGGGAAAAATTATTGGCTACCAACGGAATATCCACACCATTGAGGAGCTGGAGAAAAACGGCTACAACGTATTAACTGCCACCGATGTAATTGATGGCAAAGTGGAAGTTAACGATTATAAAAAATGTGTAGTAACCATTGCCGGCTCTGAGCTTGCCCGCGGTGGTGGCGGAGCTCGCTGTATGTCGCAACCTTTTAAACGAGCTAAAGTTAACTGGTAA
- a CDS encoding DUF4294 domain-containing protein — protein sequence MKRLYVILILLLVAKVASAQEPDTSSVNMGYVQNGDTLIFKNIKEVVVFPNREFKNKRDYRRYTRYVRKVKKVYPLALKARVLLKEYEPQYYALETKKEQRQLMKQLEKELLDEHKQELKKWSISDGRILLKLINRETERTPYSLIKDFRGGFSATFWQGIARLFRNDLKSGYDPDEEDKVLEEIVTLIELGYL from the coding sequence GTGAAAAGGCTATACGTTATATTGATATTATTACTTGTTGCAAAGGTTGCCAGCGCTCAGGAACCCGACACCTCTTCTGTTAATATGGGCTATGTGCAGAATGGCGATACTTTAATTTTTAAGAACATTAAGGAAGTAGTTGTATTTCCGAACCGGGAGTTTAAAAACAAACGGGATTATCGACGGTATACACGCTACGTAAGAAAGGTGAAAAAAGTGTATCCGCTGGCATTAAAAGCCCGGGTGTTGTTGAAAGAGTACGAGCCGCAATATTATGCACTGGAAACCAAAAAGGAGCAACGCCAGCTAATGAAACAACTGGAAAAAGAATTGCTGGACGAACATAAACAAGAACTCAAAAAATGGTCGATATCTGATGGCCGTATTTTGTTAAAACTCATAAACCGCGAAACGGAACGAACTCCATACAGCCTGATAAAAGATTTTAGAGGTGGCTTTAGTGCCACTTTTTGGCAAGGTATTGCCCGTTTATTCAGAAACGACCTAAAGTCCGGATACGACCCCGACGAAGAGGATAAAGTACTGGAAGAAATTGTTACATTAATAGAACTTGGCTATTTGTAG
- the thpR gene encoding RNA 2',3'-cyclic phosphodiesterase produces the protein MRNKIRTFVAIKIEPNAQVLDLLQGLMQVFVKDRINWVNPAGLHLTLRFIGNTNREQLYKLVDRLETAVSLHNSFNIKVVGTACFRRKNKPGVVFAKIEAPHTLQLLQQSIEKEIVACGFYEEQKLFRPHITLGRVKSVRNNTQFCSIIEKMPDKIYQEIEVKELVLFQSILKPTGPEYRPVQIFSLL, from the coding sequence ATGCGCAATAAAATACGGACTTTTGTAGCCATTAAGATAGAACCCAATGCCCAGGTGCTTGATTTGTTGCAAGGCTTAATGCAAGTGTTTGTAAAAGACCGGATAAACTGGGTTAATCCGGCGGGTTTACATTTAACCCTGCGTTTTATCGGAAATACAAATCGGGAACAACTTTACAAACTGGTGGATCGTTTAGAGACGGCAGTTTCGTTACACAATTCTTTTAACATAAAGGTAGTTGGTACGGCGTGCTTTAGGCGAAAAAATAAACCCGGTGTTGTATTTGCAAAAATTGAGGCACCCCATACTTTGCAGCTATTACAACAAAGCATAGAAAAGGAGATTGTAGCCTGTGGATTTTATGAAGAGCAAAAACTATTCCGTCCGCATATAACGCTGGGGCGCGTAAAATCTGTTCGTAATAACACGCAGTTTTGTTCAATTATAGAAAAAATGCCTGATAAAATTTACCAGGAAATTGAGGTGAAAGAACTTGTTCTTTTTCAAAGTATTTTAAAACCAACAGGGCCTGAATACCGACCTGTACAAATATTTTCATTGTTATGA
- a CDS encoding antibiotic biosynthesis monooxygenase, which translates to MIATTPKPPYYAVIFTTIRKLVDNEYKQMAKQMLELAQKQTGYLGEESVAGEMGITVSYWDSLTAIENWKNNVLHKQAQNLGKEKWYEKYALRVARVERDAFWA; encoded by the coding sequence ATGATAGCAACAACACCAAAGCCACCTTATTACGCCGTAATTTTTACCACAATTCGTAAGCTTGTTGATAATGAATACAAGCAAATGGCCAAACAGATGCTGGAGCTGGCGCAAAAACAAACGGGGTATTTGGGCGAAGAATCGGTTGCCGGAGAAATGGGTATCACCGTATCGTACTGGGATAGTTTAACGGCTATTGAAAACTGGAAAAATAATGTGCTGCATAAACAAGCACAAAACCTCGGGAAAGAAAAATGGTATGAGAAATATGCGCTCAGGGTTGCCCGAGTTGAACGCGATGCTTTTTGGGCTTAG
- a CDS encoding sugar transferase encodes MNKSWQTAKYLFFDFFAAALAWAAFFIYRKEIIEPQYFNGWDVPFEFTTQFFLGLIIIPLFWITFYYIVGFYNNIYRRSRLLELGQTFSTSVVGVIIIFFAFLLDDWIGSYKNYYHSVATLFALHFSLTYFFRLILTTQTIHKIHKRKIGFNTLMIGSNEKALKVYNEMLNQVRPAGNKFVGFIELDKQSDSVLSNQLPMLGHISDIIDILDKENIEEVILALETKEHDKLSQILTIIENRQITIWGIPDLYDLLSSMTKTNTIFGSPLIKISNGLMPGWQENMKRLIDVVFSLLALILFFPVFIILAVIIKTSSKGPVLYKQERIGRYGKPFNIYKLRSMIVDAEKDSPALSSENDARITPIGRFLRKTHLDEIPQFFNVIMGSMSLVGPRPEREFYINQIVKRAPHYTHLHKLRPGITSWGQVKYGYASNVDEMLERLTYDMMYLKNISLYIDFKILIYTIMVSVKGNGK; translated from the coding sequence ATGAATAAATCGTGGCAAACAGCCAAATATTTATTTTTCGATTTTTTTGCTGCAGCTTTGGCCTGGGCAGCTTTTTTTATTTATCGGAAAGAAATAATTGAACCTCAATATTTTAACGGATGGGATGTTCCGTTTGAATTTACTACCCAGTTTTTTTTAGGCCTTATTATTATCCCGCTTTTCTGGATTACCTTTTATTATATTGTTGGCTTTTATAATAATATATACCGGCGTTCGCGCTTGCTCGAGCTGGGCCAAACTTTTTCTACCTCGGTTGTAGGAGTAATAATCATATTTTTTGCCTTTTTGCTCGACGACTGGATTGGATCGTACAAGAATTATTACCACTCGGTTGCTACACTTTTTGCGCTGCACTTTTCGTTAACCTACTTTTTTCGCTTAATCTTAACCACACAAACCATTCATAAAATACATAAACGAAAAATTGGCTTTAATACGCTAATGATTGGAAGTAACGAAAAAGCGCTGAAAGTATACAATGAAATGTTGAACCAGGTAAGGCCTGCCGGGAACAAATTTGTTGGCTTTATTGAACTTGATAAACAGAGCGATTCGGTATTAAGTAATCAGCTTCCTATGCTTGGGCACATAAGCGATATAATTGATATACTTGACAAAGAAAATATTGAGGAAGTAATTTTGGCTCTTGAAACCAAAGAACACGACAAACTGAGCCAGATACTAACCATTATTGAAAACAGGCAAATTACCATTTGGGGTATACCCGATTTGTATGATTTGCTAAGTAGTATGACCAAAACCAATACCATTTTTGGTAGTCCGTTAATAAAAATAAGCAACGGATTAATGCCCGGTTGGCAAGAGAATATGAAACGTCTCATTGATGTTGTGTTTTCGCTTCTTGCCCTGATTTTGTTTTTTCCGGTTTTTATTATTCTGGCCGTTATTATAAAAACCAGCTCGAAAGGCCCAGTTCTTTATAAACAGGAACGTATTGGGCGCTACGGAAAACCGTTTAATATTTACAAACTACGAAGCATGATAGTGGATGCTGAAAAAGATTCGCCGGCACTTTCGTCGGAAAACGATGCAAGAATAACTCCCATTGGCCGTTTTCTCAGAAAAACACATCTCGACGAAATCCCCCAGTTTTTTAATGTAATAATGGGTTCCATGTCGTTGGTAGGGCCACGCCCCGAAAGAGAATTCTACATTAATCAAATTGTAAAAAGGGCACCACATTACACCCATTTACATAAACTTCGTCCGGGAATTACCTCTTGGGGGCAGGTAAAATACGGATACGCATCAAACGTTGACGAAATGCTTGAACGCTTAACTTACGACATGATGTACCTGAAAAACATATCGTTATACATAGATTTTAAGATTTTAATCTACACCATCATGGTAAGTGTAAAAGGCAACGGTAAATAA
- a CDS encoding protein-L-isoaspartate(D-aspartate) O-methyltransferase has translation MINDSSRHKGLRKRLVDGLKVKGIRNEAVLAAIGNVPRHLFMDSGFINFAYKDQAFPIGAGQTISQPYTVGFQTQLLDVKPGEKVLEVGTGSGYQAAVLVEMGAKVFTIERQKELYNKTHKFLPSIGYKAACFFGDGYKGLPSFAPFDKILVTAGAPLVPADLKMQLKIGGRLVVPVGNDKHQEMCEIIRIAENDFTMKKHGGFVFVPLLKGTVNY, from the coding sequence ATGATAAACGACTCATCAAGGCATAAAGGCTTGCGCAAACGATTGGTTGACGGACTGAAAGTTAAAGGAATAAGAAACGAAGCTGTTTTGGCAGCTATCGGAAATGTTCCGCGTCATTTATTTATGGATAGTGGATTTATCAATTTTGCCTATAAAGACCAGGCATTTCCTATTGGTGCAGGACAAACAATTTCGCAACCTTACACGGTTGGTTTTCAAACCCAGTTACTGGATGTTAAACCCGGTGAAAAAGTTTTAGAGGTAGGAACAGGCTCGGGCTACCAGGCAGCGGTTTTAGTTGAAATGGGCGCTAAAGTTTTTACGATTGAACGACAAAAAGAACTCTATAATAAAACACACAAATTTTTGCCATCAATAGGGTACAAGGCCGCATGTTTTTTTGGTGACGGCTATAAAGGACTGCCTAGCTTTGCACCGTTTGATAAAATTCTTGTTACTGCCGGAGCTCCGCTTGTTCCCGCAGACTTAAAAATGCAGCTAAAAATTGGAGGGAGACTGGTAGTGCCGGTAGGCAACGATAAGCACCAGGAAATGTGCGAAATTATTCGTATTGCCGAAAATGATTTTACAATGAAAAAACATGGAGGCTTTGTTTTTGTTCCTTTATTAAAAGGTACCGTAAATTATTAG
- a CDS encoding MBL fold metallo-hydrolase codes for MIKVEKFVVNPLGENTFVLSDASGECVIIDPGFFYGEEQEELKHYLESNGLNPLKIINTHCHFDHIMGVEFVRKYYQIPFCAHPDDSFWVDRAVDQGKMFGFEMKSVSPIDEFIQEGEPIKFGQSEIEVIHVPGHAPGHVVFYSKEDKLLIAGDVLFYGSIGRTDLPGGNHEALINNIKQKLFKLPDETTVYCGHGPETTLGFEKTNNPFLT; via the coding sequence ATGATAAAAGTTGAGAAATTTGTTGTTAATCCACTGGGCGAAAACACCTTTGTATTAAGCGATGCGAGCGGCGAGTGTGTAATTATCGATCCCGGATTTTTTTATGGAGAAGAGCAGGAAGAGCTGAAACACTACTTGGAAAGTAATGGATTGAATCCGCTTAAAATAATAAATACCCACTGCCATTTCGATCATATTATGGGAGTGGAGTTTGTTCGCAAGTACTACCAAATTCCGTTTTGTGCACACCCCGATGACAGTTTTTGGGTGGACCGGGCAGTTGACCAGGGCAAAATGTTTGGTTTTGAAATGAAAAGCGTAAGTCCGATTGATGAATTTATACAAGAGGGCGAGCCAATTAAATTTGGTCAATCGGAAATTGAAGTAATTCATGTGCCGGGGCATGCGCCGGGGCACGTCGTATTTTACAGTAAGGAAGATAAGCTGCTAATTGCAGGCGATGTGCTTTTCTACGGAAGTATTGGCCGAACCGATTTGCCTGGCGGAAATCACGAGGCGCTGATAAACAACATTAAGCAGAAACTGTTTAAATTACCGGATGAAACAACGGTTTATTGTGGACATGGCCCCGAAACAACGCTGGGCTTTGAAAAAACAAACAATCCGTTTTTAACCTGA